In Myotis daubentonii chromosome 6, mMyoDau2.1, whole genome shotgun sequence, a genomic segment contains:
- the LOC132237185 gene encoding LOW QUALITY PROTEIN: uncharacterized protein LOC132237185 (The sequence of the model RefSeq protein was modified relative to this genomic sequence to represent the inferred CDS: substituted 1 base at 1 genomic stop codon) has protein sequence MGQTHTTPLSIMVDHFREVRERARDLSAEVRKDRWQTFCSREWPTLDVGWPPEGTFDLPTIRRVRDVVSRLRGGRPGQLSYIVTWQDLVEDPPSWLRPFLPPRPPGPKPILALQRTEKEEKRKTLTQPSAPPLPILQGGTEEELIFPPPYMAGGGVLGVAGGGVPGVASVGGPPLTRQRAQRELSAAAPDSTIKTLPLRAAGPPDADGNQPYHYWPFSTSDLYNWKAQNPKFSEKPGGLIDLLDSVLFTHQPTWDDCQQLLQVLFTTEERERILNEARKVVPGVDGNPTANQVQIDVSFPLTRPEWDFNTAEGKERLSVYRQTLMRGLRMAARKPTNLAKVGNVQQERDESPAAFLERIMEAYRTYTPMNPEAPENKAAVIISFVNQSAADIKRKLQKVDRLGEKSLQDLLAVAEKVYNNRESPEDRQARVVAASSSRQARDLARVLLATTMDFPKERDRRFRQLASNKGRGKQTTQEGRRGLRKNQCKFCMDIGHWARECPKKAGEKGDRTDRVKVLELGELSDXGSQGSDPLPEPRITLRVEGTPVNFLVDTGAQHSVLRTPQGKLANKKSWVQGATGMSQYSWTTRRTVDLGTGQVSHSFMVIPECPYPLLGRDLLTKIGAQITFRQGGPQVTDEEGRPIQVLTMRLEDEYRLYQKTSLVEGSMDKWLQEFPTAWAETGGVGLAAHRAPVLVELKPGEGLVRIKQYPMPQEARKGIQPHIRRLKSLGVLVPCQSAWNTPLLPVKKPQTNDYRPVQDLREVNKRVMDIHPTVPNPYTLLSSLAPSKVWYTVLDLKDAFFSLPLAPQSQSLFAFEWHDPEEGFSGQLTWTRLPQGFKNSPTIFDEALHEDLGEYRREHPNLTLLQYVDDILIAADTAKDCERGTQDLLATLGALGYRASARKAQLCRERVSYLGYILEGGQRRLSDARKETVLKIPTPTSRREVREFLGSAGYCRLWIPGFAEIARPLYEATKEGKAFDWTEKDEAAFRQLKKALLGAPALGLPDITKPFHLFVDEHKGIAKGVLTQALGPWSRPVAYLSKKLDPVAAGWPPCLRIIAATALLVKDADKLTLGQEIWITTPHAIEGVLKQPPDRWMSNARITHYQSLLLNPPRVRFHPSAALNPATLLPDPDLDAPLHDCAGILEQVHGLRKDLTDQPLPDAEATWFTDGSSFVRDGCRYAGAAVVTETDTVWAEALPSGTSAQRAELIALTKALTLGAGKRLNVYTDSRYAFATAHVHGAIYQERGLLTAEGRTIKNKQEILDLLAALWLPAKLAIIHCQGHQKADDPVARGNQKADQAAKAVALTSVPTMALQLPDPGDPVLPDQPKYSQEELQRIRKLPRAHEIKGWWHTPEGELILPDRLGDTVLEHMHRSTHLGTRKMKDLIRHAGIKIHQQDTKIDQVVSACKTCQLTNTRAGSNERGTRLRGTKPGAQWEVDFTEIKPGKYGYKYLLVFVDTFSGWVEAYPTKHETAQTVAKKLLEDILPRYGFPAMIGSDNGPAFISQVTQVVTRAIGANWKLHCAYRPQSSGQVERMNRTLKETLTKLTMETGGDWVALLPYALYRVRNSPYTLGFTPYEIMFGRPPPIIPNLKADLLAEFENQELSLSLRGLQKAHEDIWPRLRAIYEASPTPTPHQHRPGDWVYVRRHRRETLEPRWKGPYTVVLTTPTALKVDGIATWVHHTHVRSADPSMTRKDFITKWSIDRDQCNPLKLKLRRARPA, from the exons atgggacagactcacactacccctttaagcattatggtcgatcatttcagagaggtaagggaaAGAGCCAGGGACCTCAGTGCAGAGGTTCGGAAAGACCGGTGGCAGACTTTTTGTTCCAGGGAGTGGCCAACTTTGGACGTTGGGTGGCCGCCGGAGGGGACTTTTGACCTCCCCACCATCCGCCGAGTCAGGGATGTCGTCTCCCGACTTAGGGGGGGACGTCCTGGTCAGCTTTCTTACATTGTTACTTGGCAGGACCTCGTGGAAGACCCGCCAtcttggctcaggcccttcctacctCCACGTCCTCCCGGGCCGAAGCCCATTCTTGCTTTGCAGAGAacggaaaaggaggagaaaaggaagactctCACCCAGCcttcggcccctcccctccctatccTGCAGGGGGGGACTGAAGAAGAACTAATCTTTCCTCCCCCATATA tggctgggggcggggttctgggagtggctgggggcggggttccgGGAGTGGCCTCGGTAGGAGGCCCGCCTCTCACCCGGCAAAGGGCTCAGCGGGAACTGTCTGCTGCAGCACCTGACTCCACTATCAAGACCCTGCCCTTACGGGCCGCTGGACCCCCGGATGCGGATGGCAACCAACCGTATCATTATTGGCCTTTTTCAACATCCGATCTCTATAACTGGAAGGCACAAAACCCCAAGTTTTCTGAGAAACCAGGGGGACTTATTGACTTGctagattctgttcttttcacccatcagcccacatgggacgactgtcagcagcttttacaggttctgttcacgacggaagagagagaaaggatcctcAATGAGGCCCGGAAAGTGGTTCCAGGCGTGGATGGAAACCCAACTGCCAACCAGGTCCAGAtagatgtctcttttcccttaactaggcctgaatgggatttcaacacggcagaaggtaaggagaggcttTCGGTCTATCGTCAGACCCTAATGAGAGGTCTCAGAATGGCTGCTAGAAAGCCAACTAATTTGGCCAAGGTGGGGAATGTTCAGCAGGAAAGGGAtgagtctccagctgccttttTAGAACGGATCATGGAGGCTTACCGTACCTACACCCCCATGAATCCAGAAGCTCCTGAAAACAAGGCAGCTGTGATCATAAGCTTTGTAAACCAGTCGGCCGCGGATATTAAAAGGAAACTACAAAAAGTAGATAGGTTGGGAGAGAAGAGTTTACAGGATTTACTGGCAGTGGCAGAGAAGGTGTACAATAACCGAGAGTCTCCAGAAGACAGGCAAGCTCGCGTCGTGGCTGCCTCTAGCAGTAGGCAAGCTCGGGACCTGGCTAGGGTCCTGCTGGCTACGACCATGGACTTCCCCAAGGAGCGAGACCGTCGCTTCCGACAGCTTGCAAGCAATAAAGGAAGAGGTAAGCAGACCACccaagaggggaggcgggggctaCGGAAGAATCAATGTAAGTTTTGCATGGACATAGGGCACTGGGCTCGAGAGTGTCCGAAGAAGGCCGGTGAGAAGGGAGACAGGACTGACCGAGTCAAGGTCTTAGAGCTGGGTGAACTGAGTGATTAGGGGAGTCAGGGTTcggaccccctccccgagcccaggataactctcaGAGTGGAGGGGACTCCTGTTAACTTCCTTGTTGACACCGGGGCACAACATTCGGTCCTCCGTACCCCGCAAGGAAAACTGGCGAATAAAAAGTCCTGGGTGCAAGGAGCAACTGGTATGagccagtattcatggactaCCCGAAGGACAGTAGATTTAGGAACAGGCCAGGTATCCCACTCTTTCATGGTAATACCGGAATGCCCCTACCCACTATTAGGACGGGACCTACTGACCAAAATTGGAGCTCAAATAACTTTCAGACAAGGGGGGCCTCAGGTCACCGATGAGGAGGGCCGCCCCATTCAGGTCCTGACCATGAGGCTAGAGGATGAATATCGCCTCTACCAGAAGACTTCCCTGGTGGAGGGCAGTATGGACAAATGGCTACAAGAATTCCCAACAGCatgggcagagacaggaggggtggggctggccgcccACAGGGCCCCAGTCCTAGTAGAACTAAAACCAGGAGAAGGTCTGGTAAGAATCAAGCAGTACCCTATGCCTCAGGAGGCACGGAAGGGGATTCAGCCTCATATCAGGAGACTGAAGAGCTTGGGGGTGTTAGTTCCCTGCCAGTCTGCATGGAACACTCCCCTACTGCCGGTTAAAAAGCCCCAGACAAACGACTACAGGCCAGTACAGGACCTccgagaagtaaataaaagagttatGGACATACACCCAACAGTCCCAAACCCGTACACTCTCTTGAGCTCCTTGGCACCCTCTAAAGTCTGGTACACGGTAttagatctgaaagatgccttcTTCAGTCTACCCCTAGCACCTCAAAGTCAGTCCCTGTTCGCCTTTGAGTGGCATGACCCAGAGGAGGGCTTCAGTGGACAGCTGACTTGGACACGCCTACCCCAGGGGTTCAAAAACTCGCCCACCATCTTCGACGAGGCGCTGCACGAGGACCTGGGTGAGTACAGAAGGGAACACCCcaacctcaccctcctccagtaCGTAGATGACATCTTGATTGCTGCAGACACAGCCAAGGACTGTGAGCGGGGGACCCAAGATCTATTGGCCACCCTGGGGGCCTTAGGGTACCGGGCATCCGCGAGGAAGGCTCAGTTATGTCGAGAAAGGGTGAGTTACCTGGGATACATCCTGGAGGGCGGGCAGCGGCGGTTATCGGATGCCaggaaagagactgttttgaaaaTCCCTACTCCCACCTCCCGAAGAGAAGTAAGGGAATTCCTAGGATCGGCCGGCTACTGCCGCCTCTGGATACCGGGTTTTGCCGAAATCGCCAGGCCCCTATATGAAGCTACCAAAGAGGGAAAGGCGTTTGACTGGACTGAGAAAGATGAAGCTGCCTTTAGGCAGTTAAAGAAGGCCCTTCTaggtgccccagccctgggcctgccagatATTACAAAGCCCTTTCACCTCTTTGTGGATGAACACAAAGGGATAGCGAAAGGGGTCTTGACTCAAGCTTTAGGCCCCTGGAGCCGCCCAGTGGCTTATTTGTCCAAGAAGTTAGATCCTGTAGCTGCCGGCTGGCCACCATGCCTGAGAATTATCGCGGCAACAGCGCTCTTAGTCAAAGACGCCGACAAACTGACCCTGGGGCAGGAAATCTGGATTACAACCCCACATGCCATTGAGGGAGTCCTGAAGCAGCCTCCTGACAGATGGATGAGTAACGCTCGTATAACCCATTACCAGAGCCTCCTACTCAACCCTCCAAGAGTACGGTTCCACCCCAGTGCGGCCCTCAATCCCGCTACTTTGCTGCCCGACCCTGACTTAGATGCCCCACTACACGACTGTGCGGGAATCCTAGAGCAGGTGCATGGACTCCGGAAGGACTTGACCGACCAGCCCCTCCctgatgcagaggccacctggttcacgGATGGGAGCAGCTTCGTGCGGGACGGGTGCAGGTACGCGGGTGCAGCGGTGGTCACTGAAACGGACACTGTGTGGGCGGAGGCCCTGCCCTCCGGGACGTCAGCCCAGCGAGCAGAACTCATCGCCCTTACTAAGGCACTGACGCTGGGGGCTGGAAAGCGGCTTAACGTTTACACAGACAGCCGTTATGCATTTGCTACAGCTCATGTCCACGGAGCAATCTATCAGGAGAGAGGGCTGCTGACGGCAGAGGGacggacaataaaaaataagcaagagatTCTCGATCTGCTTGCAGCCTTATGGCTTCCTGCCAAGTTAGCCATAATCCACTGCCAAGGGCACCAGAAAGCTGATGACCCGGTAGCAAGAGGTAACCAAAAGGCTGACCAGGCTGCGAAGGCAGTAGCCCTTACCTCGGTCCCTACCATGGCCTTACAACTCCCAGACCCAGGGGACCCAGTCTTACCAGACCAGCCCAAGTACTCCCAGGAAGAATTGCAACGCATCAGAAAGCTCCCCAGAGCCCATGAAATAAAGGGATGGTGGCATACACCAGAAGGGGAACTCATACTACCAGACCGGCTCGGGGACACGGTATTAGAACATATGCACCGGTCTACTCACCTGGGGACCCGGAAAATGAAGGACTTAATTCGACATGCTGGGATCAAGATTCACCAGCAGGATACCAAGATAGATCAGGTTGTATCTGCCTGCAAGACCTGTCAACTCACAAACACAAGAGCTGGATCAAATGaaagagggaccaggctcagaggcaccaaaccGGGAGCACAATGGGAAGTCGACTTCACTGAAATTAAACCAGggaagtatggttataaatatcttttagtatttgtagacaccttctctggctgggtagaggcatacccaaccaagcatgaaacagctcagacggtggccaagaagctgctcgaagacatcttacccaggtatggttttcctgCTATGATAGGGTCCGACAACGGGCCAgcctttatttcacaggtaacacaggtagtaaccagggctattggggcaaattggaaattacattgtgcttatagaccccagagttcaggtcaggtagaaagaatgaacagaactctaaaagagacccttaccaaattaaccatggagactggtggggactgggtggctctcctaccatatgccctttaccgggtaaggaactccccttacaccctgggctttactccctatgaaatcatgtttggcaggccaccccctatcattcctAACCTTAAAGCTGACCTTCTCgctgaatttgaaaatcaagaactatctctttctttgagagggctccagaaggcacatgaggacatttggccacgcctccgcgccatctacgaagccagcccaaccccaactcctcatcagcacagaccaggagattgggtctacgtcagaaggcaccgccgggagaccctagaaccACGTTGGAaaggtccctacactgtggtgctgaccacccccaccgctctcaaggtagatggcatcgcgacctgggtccaccacactcacgtgcggtcagcggatccatccatgacccggaaagacttcatcaccaaatggagcatcgatcgagatcaatgcaacccgctcaagctcaagctacggcgtgctcgacctgcctga